atttttggtgggtatatatataattgctcttcttgtagctcttaaagagttaagaagaaagcaagcctcgcgccgtcgtcgtcgtcgctcgctcggctcggcttcggctacggctacggcaacggctacggcttcggctttggcttcgggttcggcttcggcttcggatttggatttggatttggtcaaatgatcgattgattgattaattttttggaccaaatttatttgttaatagtaaatattaacgtaagattatccgcatttgtaacggatattttccaatccgtgtattgaccatttggcagccgcctaatgctcttcccaccatgaaatgcttgctccacaaacatgaagtgcttgctccacaaacatgtaatgcttgctccaccatggagggtggacgtttagtcttcttcaatattttgctgctatatatatgtgcaacagatgttgaagaaagacactcaacacacaacacacaattcgctcaacaaattggctatacatttgtactccttcctctcagcattttcatacgattttctgagtttatactccttcgttctgcattgtttttaacttcaaacaaagcaactgtaagtgtgatttgctaccgaactttgtgttcgctgaaacactggggtttgaagtaccgctacaccagtgtgttattcgttctatcctgggaggaaataatccattaccttgggtactaggaggggattaaattccttaaggaaatactgtgaattcagtgggctcgaatttattattgtttcattacgttaacttatattttgcagaattattatttacaaatacagtaatattggcgggaataacaatAACATCTAAATATAGGTAACCTAAATATATGAGCTAACCAATTTCGGTAAAAGTTTTCTCTCGTTTTCCTTATGATTTCACCATTGTGCCATAAATATAATGGTTTTGTTTGACTAGTCATTCTTTAAGATTTTAAGAATAAATTAAAAAAGACATCCATTCGCATTCGAGGTTGAGACTTATTTCATAATAAATTAAGTTGATCGTGGAGAATATTGGTATAACTTTATCATGAAATTGATGTTATTGGTACAATATAAAGTAAGAGTTTGATATAACGTACAAAAAGGCCACTGTTATGGGAATCACATTGACTATCTGCATTTTAagtgtcctttttttttttctagtgataaagaaaaagaaaaagatttgaAAATGATTATtccatctttttctttttctcctatGAAAATCCATCCTATCTTCTGTTATATACTTTTTTACATAGTGGGAATATTGGAGAGTTTTTCTATATATTCCAGATGCATTACGTCCAGAATTGGGCGAGTTACACATACCATGGGTTGGCTAAAAATAATTGCATGCGCTAgccaaaatacaaaaaatatatactgattaaatataaaatatgcaagtataattttatatattatacattaatatacaaaagatatatatTTTGCTGGCTATTATTTTTTTAATGTGGCGATACCCTCCGGAATTCGTAGGCTTTTTTTTTCCGTGGGTTTCAttattctctctctctttttgtAATTACTATAAACATTATGTTGCTAGCAATTTTGGGATAGGAAGAATCAAATTTCAAATCTTGAAGTCGTAAGATGCTTATAGCACCGAAGTCCCATTTGATTTTAGAGAGgtgattcaaaaatttaaaaacaaaatggcTTCTATATAAAAAGGACAGATATTCTTTTTCCCGAAAAATCAAACGAAAAGTTTTTCAGAAATCAATACAATCCAAAGATAGATTTATACAGAAATTAACACAGTTGTTTTGCAAAAATTTATCACAAATGAATCCAAACATACATATAGATTATTCATTATATTTCACAATATATTAAGATTTCGTATTCGTGAATAATTTGGTTCTTATTCTACTCATCAAATGTCATTAATGTATACTATATAAGATAGCAGTTGAAATACATTCATAACTTCAACTAGAATTATATagtaataaatttatattttgaaaattttatttccaTACGAAGTCAGCAGAAATTGTCAAAGAATAATGATTGCATTGTCCTTTGTTCGCACTGGCCCAAAAAtcttaaattcttggcatggcAAAAgctattttcaagaaaaacaatttAAATGAAGAAATAACTTTATGGTATTTGgttaacaaaaaatatttttcatatgatatctatttcaaaaaaaaaatgatatCCTTCACTTTGGAAAGAAGTCATTTTTTTACAAATTATGCTAACTCTTAGTTTTATATCCCCATTTTCAACAAAACACTTGCATGTTATCTTCATTATATATTACTTTTTCTCCCATTTTatgtaatatttttttcttttaatctaTCCAAAAAATTAACACCTTttcatatttagaaataatttgatTGTAAACTTTCGCTCAAACATCTATAACTTGCTTTAgatcataaattttaaaaatctttatATCTTTCGTCAATTTCGTGCCTAGTTAAACGCAtcacataaaataaaaatgagagaataataaaatttcagtaaaacacTATCCATTTTGCTAAAATTATCATTAATCTTTAATAAATGCTAGTAtagttttccaaaaaaaaaagaaaagaaaatcactAATCAAACAacaattttttttatagaaaaaTCTATACAGTACAATCCTATGgtcctttttttgttttttgtttttttgaatttGGGTACAAATTTCCTATTCTCTGCTGTCAGTACGCGTCAACATAGTAAAAACAAAAGGTCGAAATAGAGATATCCAATGATTGATTGACATTTCACCGACCAAAATTTGTCGCAAACTTTCTGTTGACCAGCAATAATAGCGGCGGCGCGTAACACCCAATTTTCGCAATTAAAACCCTAACCAAAAGCATATTATTATATGACCATTAAATTAATATATCAGTTTCCTTAATAATTTCCAGCTGTTCTTCTTCAATCACTCCATTATACTCCCAAATTTTCAGCCatttttaattaatatattcACACACAAATCCCCATAAGCTCATTTTTTACATGCAACTTTCTTGAAATTCGATCCTCTTATCCAGTTTTATTGGTGGTGTGCTTGTTCTTGCTTGAATTTCAATTTATAATCAATTTCACTTATCATTACTTCAtagaaattattaaaattatttggTGACGTCATCATTTTGCTGCTATATAGATTATATCAATTTTGTTGCGTGTAAACATCAATTACAAGGAGTTGAAGATCATCTGCAATAAAGGTATCATCTTTAGCTTCTGGGTTTTTTATATTCATGATTTTTTCTTGGTTCTtggattttttgggtttttttcaCTGTGTTTTATGTTGTGGGTGAGTAATTAGTAAGTACTTATGTGAAATGAATTAGTAGCTTAGGTTGTTGCTAGTTATAGTATTTATGAGATTCCACTTATCTGAGCTTTGTAAAACATATTCAGCCAGAGGCGGACCTATGCTATACCGAGAGGGTGTCACCGGTACCCGTAAAGTTCAGCAAAAAttcatgtatatatgtatatatttttaaaaatagtaATATATTAGCAGTGATACACTACATACAAAGCAGTTTTTGGTTGAATAATTTAGCCTTTAAGTTTGCATAAAAGGAGGACAGTTGCAGTAGGTTGACCGCCAGCATAAAAAATAGTCTAATTAAGACAAATCTGTTCAACATATATACAGGAGATTGAGGGGTATTTGAATCTTCTGTATATAGGAAAATTCATATAGCTTACCGCAACTAGTTTGGAACTGAGGCTTATTTGATTGAGAGTGATGATGGGAATCATTATGTTGGGTTTTGAGTTAACTTCTGTGTTGTGGTTAATGATGGTAATTTATTGTATTTTATGATGTCTCTGGGTTGGACTTTCTCAGTGTTGggaattttatcatttatttataATGATGATGTTAATAACCATGGTCTGCTGCTTTTTAGCTTTGGTTGCACATATTTGACTCTctgtctcttcttcatgtacactTGTGAGTGGTGAGATTTGAAGGTATCCTATGTTCATTTCTTTGGCTAAAGCAGAACAAGAACATGTATTTCCACatcttcaaatcattttctcatttTCTGTAAATCAAAATCCACATGTAAAACTTTCTCATCTGTGTGATTTAGATTGAATTAAGTTCCCCTTCTTCTTTACTTAGGAGCTATCTTACTGATGTGAATTTAGCTGTCTGCTTTGTCTTTTATTAGGTGAACACACATGGGTATAGAATCAGCTTTATGTGCTCAAAGTCTGAAGCTTTTTGTTGTtgttcatttggatatttctgtgTGTAAACACCATCATTCGATGCCTCTTTGAttacttttaaaaatatttttaatgttgTAGGAATTATTTTTCTGCAGCTTAGAACAGAGAAAAGTGATAGGTTCTTGACAGCATTCTCTTGCTCTGGGATGTTTTGGAATACAATTATCTGTTAACTCAATTGCAGCAAACTTATTATATTTTCTGGCATGGTGGCATGCCTTTCATATCTCTTGTATGTATTTATTCAAATCTTTTCGAATGAAGTGTTAGTGTGTTACAATGTCATTAGAGTTGGTGTACAATTTTAGTATTTAGTCAGGTCTTTAGAATGTTGTTAGAGTTGGTGTTAAATTTTAGTGTCAAATTAGTCCTTCTTTAGTTAAATATAGGATATGGATTGTATCTCTTGCCTAGTTTTGTATTCAATATCATCAAGTCATCAATATATCCCTTCCCTTCTCTTTTTCTCTcttaaaaaatcatgatttgcaTCTACTCTGCTCTTGTAGACAGAATTGTTAAGCTGCAAAACTAACACAATTCTCGTCATATCTGCACAGTGCCTGGTTTAATCGACCAGACTAGCTAAAGAGTTGTTGAAACAGATGGAACAGAAGCAGCACACACCAAGTGTTATAGCAAGGCTGATGGGCATTGACGAGCTTCCACCTCAGCAGCCTCTCCCTGCTAAGAAAAGGAGAGTACTCTCTGAGAACTATCTCCGGAACACGGCTACTATAGGTTTGCGAGAGAAGAGCTCATTCTCTGTTGGCCTCTCCCGTGGAATAAATACTCAGAAGCATCAAGTAGCTAAACATGTATTCGGAGTTGAGATGCCAGATATTTATAGCCATGAAAAAGCAAGCCAAAATGCAGCCAAGTTGAAGAGGCAGAAATATAGTGATTCTAGTTTTACATCAATGAAGGAGAAGAATTCTTACTTTAAGCTCTCCAAAGGTACCTCAGAATGTTTACTATCTGAAAATACTTCGAGATCTCTTCATAGACTTGGGATTGGTACAACAAAAGATGATGTTGGAGAATGTGCTATTCATCACTTGAAGAAAATAAACTCAGAGTTTGATCCAAACAGAAACATGCTTCATCCGTCTCGAAGAATTATTGCGCTCAAACCTAGCTCTAGAAAGTCTCGTAACACCAAAAACCAGTCATTTTCTCTTAGGCCTGCTGTGGAATCCGATCCTGTTGATTCGAAGTACAAGGAATTCACAAAAAATGAAATTGGGGCAGTAGTTATTGAGAAATCAGGAAGAGCAAATGGTGTTAATAGCTTGGAACCTCTAAACATTGGGGTTAGAGTTCCAAGGAAAATAGCACAGACAAGGAACCTTGGACAACACGAACTTAATCACAGTTTAAAACTCACATCAAGAGCAGAAAGCATCAGCAACACTTTTCTGAAGGCCGAGGTTCTAAATCCGCCCTCTTCAAATTTATTTACTACAAGAAGAGGAGATGATACTTCCTTTTCAAAGAGGTCATCTTTtgccaaagaagagaagaagCAAATCATTGAAAGATGGAAACTGACGAATGATTTTCAAGAAGTTGAAATAGCTCGTAGAAGCCTGAGTCATGGAGAAATGCTTGCTATGGATGACTTAGAAACGAGACCTCAATATTTGGACACACAACGTGACAAACATAGTTTTGGCAGTTCATTCAGTATGCACATTGGGATCTCGGGCTCGTGCAATCCTCTGGGTATCAGTAGCAAGGACGGCTGGAAGGATGACTACAGCAGAAATTCGCCAATTCCAAACCATTCTATTGATTCTAGGATAGCCTCTGGAAATCCTGAAGGGACGATTGGCAATAAAGCTTCTCTTTATGGATGGCATCTAAGGCAGAAAGTAGCTGTTTCTGAGAAAAATTCCAAGTCTATGAACCGAAAGCAGAAAGATAGTGCGGAATATAGAGACTTAAACTTGAAGGAAGCCGATCAGTGTAGTCCAAATTCCGTTCTGGAGCCACCTTTCCAGGAAGAGAAGCTCCGAACCTCTGAATTCCATGTCTTATGTAGTAAGTAAACAAAAACCCGTGTTAACTATTTTTTCTACAGCGTTCATCCAATCTCATTTTCACTCTTCTAAACTTGTAAGGTGTAGCAGCACAACTTCAGTTTCCTGAGACCAACTCCGAGGAAATATATTCAGAAGGATCTGAAATGGGTGTCTCGAATGATGAACACTCCGAGAGAGGGTCTCTTGATCTCCTTCAAGATAGTGAAAACATATTGCCGGACTTCAAAGTTGCAGAAAGCAGGGACTTCTCCTACCTGGTTGATGTTTTAGATGAGGCCAGTTTGCATGGCATGAACCTAGGAATTTGTTTTGAGACGTGGCATTCTTTGGACTGCCCTGTGAACCCCTCAGTGTTTGACTTATTAGAGAAAAAGTACGGGAAGCAAACATCTTGGCTAAAATCAGAGAGGAAGCTTTTGTTTGACCGCATAAATTCAGGGCTGAGTGATATTTTGCATTCATTTCTGGATATCTACATAAGGGAAAAATCTTTGAGGAGAAGGTGTTGTTCTGCATTGAGGAGAATTGACGTTGAAGAAGAGTTGTGGATGATACTGGTTAGTCAGGAAAATGAAGTGCGCAAGGACTTGTCCGGAAAGGCAATTGGAAATGAAACCAAATGGTTGCAGGTTGAGGAGGAACTTAGTAGCATTTGTAGAGAAATAGAGAAATATTTGTTTGATGAGTTAGCTGCAGAATTAGCATTGCATTGAAAGCATATAAAATGGGATTTTTGGCCGCTTATGTTTTCCCACTATTTCCCTCCTCAAGTTACTGGGAATAGATTTAGTTTTTTCCAACAGCAGTTTTGATCTGAAAGTATAGGATGTTGTGTAGAGAATCTGAAAGATGTGGCGCTATTTATTCTTATATTCATCAAACACTTTGTGCAATTCTTGTTTTTCTGTAGAATATCCCATGCtgatgcatgaagatgcatgtaagAGATTTGGTGTAAATGACTAAATATGAATACTATTGGTATATTTCTGAAGGCAGAGAGCCAGAAATTTAAAGGAAATTATCACTGAGCAGGAGTTATGCTATTAATTCTTGCTTTGGATTTACTTTAGCGCATATCTTTTTAAATACTAGGAGTAATATTTTTAGACATGTAACATCCAGAAGGAATTCTACAAGCTATTTTGCCTTGTGACTGCTTTTCCTTTTGCTGCTATATTGGTGTAAAAAGTTTCCAGGGTATAGATTTTGGAAGTCCTTTCCTTTCATTAGATATCTCTATGTATACATAATTAGTGTTTCGTAATATGTGATGACCAAATGAAACTCCAAGTTGGATACGCCTTTTGGGACTGAGTAAAAAAGCTCTGATATAGATCATAATATAATCGACACATTTAACCATTCAATTACATGCTGCAAAGTACATAATGTAAATATTCCGAAATACAGAAAACATGTTGAGTTAACACCTTATCTAGAAGACATGCTGTTTAAGGGGTGATGTAGACAGTAAAGTGGGTAATTGTCTCCACTCCATCAGTTGTATGTTGGTCCACGTGAGGAAGAGTTTCGATGGTGGCAAATCCTTTAGCATTTTCATACTTGCCAGTCCCTCCAATGATGGCAATGTGCGAAATTGGTGTGGCTGTCCTGTGAATTCCAAAGAAACTAATGGTATCATCCACTTCATGATCGTGTTCTCCATGGAATAGTGCTGTCAAGGCTAAAGTGTGGCTGGTGCCATCTGAAGAGCTTGTCAGGTAAAATCCTTGTGCTTTGCCGAGAACAGCTGATCCCAGTTCGTGCCCCTCGGTTATTTCATTGTCAACGACAGTAATAGAGCCAAACATGAGCTGCTGAAGCGATAAGCCAGAAGGAAGCTGACCGGCTGTTACAAAAGGTTGGTTGTTACCACCATTAACTACATTGTTGTTTCCGCTGTTTTGCAGGACAGTGTTAGCTTGTTGCTGACCATTTAGGCCTGCAAGGAAtggatagttgttgttgttgacaaCGTTGTTAATGTTGTTCAAAGGAACTCCACCATTGATTGGGAAGATTTGATTGGTGGTTGTCGAGAAAGGGAGATTGTTGGCATCAGAAGTGGCTACAATTCCAGTGACCACTCTTCCTGAAGGCTGTGAACCACCAAGGATGTCATGCATGAAAAAGGAGAATGTCGGGTGCTCAAGGACAGGACTTTCTACTGCGGCTCCACCTGAGGTTGCAGTGGCCACTCCTGGTGTTTGGCTGACAGGGGTAGTTACTGGTGCTGCATCGGCAACGGGGGCTGCTCCAGTGTCTGGTAAGTCAGCAGGAGGAGCCACAGAGGCAGCAGGGGCGACAACAGGGATGGAATCTGGTTCAGGTTCAGCTGGTAAATCTGCTGGAGGAGCCACTGTGTCAGCAGGGATGGAAGGATCAGCTACAGGCGCCACGTCAGAATCAGGAGCAGTGACAGTAGCTGGTAATTGGTTACTTGGCAATGTGGCAGCTGGGGCAACCACAGGAGCTACAACAGGATCATCTGTTTCCGATGATGCGTCAGCCACTCGGTTCACTTCATCAAGGATTCTTGCTGAACTGGCACAACCGAAGGTGAGGGCTAGCAGCAAAATGCAGAACGTGGCTTGGAGTATTTTAGAGGTGAGTCGGGAAAATTTTGCCATTTTTTCTTGCGAATGACGCTAGGGGATGAGAGATTAGAAGAAACAAATGGAGCTGAGTAGATGCTTGATTGATGAGAAAAGAAAGGAGGCTCAATGGGTATATATAGTTTTGATTACATCCTTAATAAGAAGTGGAGCTGATAAGGTGGTTTTGGTAAGGAGTACTAAACACCCTTGTAGATACTATTTTTTTTTGCAGAACAGCAAATCCAAAATGGACATCAGGTTTGGTTGGA
This sequence is a window from Nicotiana tomentosiformis chromosome 5, ASM39032v3, whole genome shotgun sequence. Protein-coding genes within it:
- the LOC104088530 gene encoding uncharacterized protein, yielding MEQKQHTPSVIARLMGIDELPPQQPLPAKKRRVLSENYLRNTATIGLREKSSFSVGLSRGINTQKHQVAKHVFGVEMPDIYSHEKASQNAAKLKRQKYSDSSFTSMKEKNSYFKLSKGTSECLLSENTSRSLHRLGIGTTKDDVGECAIHHLKKINSEFDPNRNMLHPSRRIIALKPSSRKSRNTKNQSFSLRPAVESDPVDSKYKEFTKNEIGAVVIEKSGRANGVNSLEPLNIGVRVPRKIAQTRNLGQHELNHSLKLTSRAESISNTFLKAEVLNPPSSNLFTTRRGDDTSFSKRSSFAKEEKKQIIERWKLTNDFQEVEIARRSLSHGEMLAMDDLETRPQYLDTQRDKHSFGSSFSMHIGISGSCNPLGISSKDGWKDDYSRNSPIPNHSIDSRIASGNPEGTIGNKASLYGWHLRQKVAVSEKNSKSMNRKQKDSAEYRDLNLKEADQCSPNSVLEPPFQEEKLRTSEFHVLCSVAAQLQFPETNSEEIYSEGSEMGVSNDEHSERGSLDLLQDSENILPDFKVAESRDFSYLVDVLDEASLHGMNLGICFETWHSLDCPVNPSVFDLLEKKYGKQTSWLKSERKLLFDRINSGLSDILHSFLDIYIREKSLRRRCCSALRRIDVEEELWMILVSQENEVRKDLSGKAIGNETKWLQVEEELSSICREIEKYLFDELAAELALH
- the LOC104088529 gene encoding dirigent protein 24-like, whose translation is MAKFSRLTSKILQATFCILLLALTFGCASSARILDEVNRVADASSETDDPVVAPVVAPAATLPSNQLPATVTAPDSDVAPVADPSIPADTVAPPADLPAEPEPDSIPVVAPAASVAPPADLPDTGAAPVADAAPVTTPVSQTPGVATATSGGAAVESPVLEHPTFSFFMHDILGGSQPSGRVVTGIVATSDANNLPFSTTTNQIFPINGGVPLNNINNVVNNNNYPFLAGLNGQQQANTVLQNSGNNNVVNGGNNQPFVTAGQLPSGLSLQQLMFGSITVVDNEITEGHELGSAVLGKAQGFYLTSSSDGTSHTLALTALFHGEHDHEVDDTISFFGIHRTATPISHIAIIGGTGKYENAKGFATIETLPHVDQHTTDGVETITHFTVYITP